The Bacteroidales bacterium sequence TGTTTTTTTTAACAAAACGATGTTTCCCAACTTTTATGTAGTTTGGAATGATGAATCCGTAATTTTTCAACCCTGAAATTTCGAGCAACCCTTTTTTAAAAGCTTTGTGATTTTTAAATTTAAAAGAAACTCCATATTTGCTTTTGGTTGAAACAGCTTTTACATCAGAAATTCCATCTATACCATTAATTGCATTTTTAATAATATCTGGAAATTCCTTAACTCCATCAGGAATATTTGGGGTGTAAAAAGGATTATTTGAGATAATTCCCAAATCTAATAAAATAGCATAAGAGCCACTTCTGTCGTTGTTTATAATAATATGTTCTTCTAATTCTATGCAAGAAGTAAAAGTGAATATTAAAATAAAAAGAGAAAAAACAACTTTAAATTTATTGTACAATTGCATTTGGATCGAATACGCGTTTTAAAATATCATTAATTCTAGCAGCAGGGTCTGTTCTGATTTTATTTTCTTCTGATGCTATTTGAGTAAACAATGCAGACATAGCTTTGTCTGTAACATATTGGCTAAGGTCTGTTTGAACTGGATTTACAAATGGAATTTTATTATATGTTGATGTAATATCAGTCCAATATTTAGTTGCGTTTACATTGTTTAAAGCATTATTTATTTCTGGCTTGAAAAGAGCATTTAATGATGCTGATGTTTTAGCTTTAAAATATTCTGTTGCAGCATTTTTATCTCCACGTAAAATATTTACAGCATCGGTGATAGTCATAGATGTTATTGCATCTAGAAATATGGGTGTAGCCTTTGATACAGCATTTTCAGCAGCATGATTCATTGTTGTAATAAAGTTGTTTACCAAATTGCTCATGCCTAATTGTTCTAGCTTTTCTTTTGCACGTATGGCTTCTTCTGGAAATGGAATCTTAAATAAAGGATTGTTTAAAAAGCCATCAGTTTGACCTAACATTGTAACAGATTGCTTTACTCCAACTTTCAAAGCTTCTTTTAAACCATTTGAAACATCGGCTTCTGTTAGCACATTGGGCATAGTTGTAGGAATATTTATTTTCCCTATAGTTTCACAACTTGTGAAGAAAATCATTGTAGCAAAAAATGCAAAAAAATATTTTTTCATAACTGTTTTTTTTGTAAAGGTATAAAAAATAAATTTCTTGAAAATATGAATTTTCGCTTTTTGAATGGCCAATTTATTATAAGTAAATAGATTGTATTTGACAATTTAAATAAATTAGTTATAAAAATACTTTTGTCAAGTAATAAATTTTTTAAAAAGGGACTGTATCGTGTTTTCTCAGTACAGATTTGTTATTAAGCAAAATCTTTAACATAATTTATTGAAAAATAATATTATTGAAAAATAGATGTCTTTATTCATGAATTAACACAAGTTGCTTTTGTAAAAAAAGTATTTATTAGCTTATATTCGTATTTTACATTAATTTTTTTAGCAAAATAAACTTAAAAAATGTTAATTATGGAAATCAAAAAAATCACATTGAGTTTTTTTAAAACGCTAATGATAGCTCTCTTTATAAGCGCTATTGATGTGTTTGGGCAATCTACTCCTCCAGCAGGAACGCCTTTCATTAATATTAAAATAGAAGGCAGTGGAAAATATAATATCGGTCTTCAAAGCCTTTCAGCATTCTCTACGGCTTGGATAGAAAATCCAGCGGGAACATTTACTGCTGTTTCTGTTAATACATCATTAGTTTTCAATAACTATAATTTTGTTGGAGACTCCATAAAAGTATATGGAAATATTGATGCTTTTCATAGCTTTCCTATAGATGACACTTATGGCAAGTTAATTGCTTTAAATAATAAAAAAGGACCAAATTTAACAGAATTGGTTTGTCCAGATAATAATATTTCTGATATTGATAGCCTTAATATTGATAACTGTTCAAATTTGAAAAAATTAATATTTGCAAACAATTTATTGGGTGA is a genomic window containing:
- a CDS encoding DUF4197 domain-containing protein, translating into MKKYFFAFFATMIFFTSCETIGKINIPTTMPNVLTEADVSNGLKEALKVGVKQSVTMLGQTDGFLNNPLFKIPFPEEAIRAKEKLEQLGMSNLVNNFITTMNHAAENAVSKATPIFLDAITSMTITDAVNILRGDKNAATEYFKAKTSASLNALFKPEINNALNNVNATKYWTDITSTYNKIPFVNPVQTDLSQYVTDKAMSALFTQIASEENKIRTDPAARINDILKRVFDPNAIVQ